One genomic segment of Erythrolamprus reginae isolate rEryReg1 chromosome 2, rEryReg1.hap1, whole genome shotgun sequence includes these proteins:
- the PIAS2 gene encoding E3 SUMO-protein ligase PIAS2 isoform X6 encodes MADFEELRNMVSSFRVSELQVLLGFAGRNKSGRKHDLLMRALHLLKSGCSPAVQIKIRELYRRRYPRTIEGLSDLTALKSSVFNLDSSSSPVEPDLAVPGLHPAPSTSVAPQSPSSPLGSVLLQDTKPRFEMQQPSPSVPPVHPDVQLKNLPFYDVLDVLIKPTSLVQSSIQRFQEKFFIFALTPQQVREICISRDFLPGGRRDYTVQVQLRLCLAETSCSQEDNYPNSLCIKVNGKLFPLPGYAPPPKNGIEQKRPGRPLNITSLVRLSSAVPNQISISWTSEIGKNYSMSVYLVRQLTSAMLLQRLKLKGIRNPDHSRALIKEKLTADPDSEIATTSLRVSLMCPLGKMRLTIPCRAGTCTHLQCFDAALYLQMNEKKPTWICPVCDKKATYENLILDGLFMEILNECSDVDEIKFQEDGSWCPMRPKKEPLKVVSPQCPKIEILHSSGSAMNSKQGSTPAGEVSKKKVDVIDLTIESSSDEEEDAPPKRKCIYMSDTQASPTKGVLVYQPAAVRVPGVSTVDSTAIAPSLTDYSVPFHHPPISSISSELPGLDFLSLIPVDPQGILD; translated from the exons AATATGGTATCAAGTTTCCGGGTGTCTGAACTGCAAGTGTTGCTGGGTTTTGCTGGACGTAATAAAAGTGGGCGCAAACATGACCTCCTAATGAGGGCTCTGCACTTGCTGAAGAGTGGCTGTAGCCCAGCAGTTCAGATCAAGATCCGGGAACTCTACCGGCGCCGCTATCCCAGGACAATTGAAGGCCTTTCTGACTTGACTGCTCTAAAATCTTCAGTTTTCAACCTGGACAGTAGCTCTTCTCCGGTAGAACCTGACTTAGCTGTGCCCGGATTGCATCCCGCACCTTCAACTTCGGTCGCTCCCCAATCACCTTCCTCTCCTCTTGGTTCAGTGTTACTTCAGGACACCAAGCCTCGTTTTGAGATGCAGCAGCCATCCCCTTCGGTCCCTCCAGTGCATCCTGATGTTCAGTTGAAGAATCTCCCTTTTTATGACGTGCTTGACGTTCTCATAAAACCTACCAGCTTAG tACAGAGCAGTATTCAGAGATTCCAGGAGAAGTTCTTTATTTTTGCTTTAACACCTCAACAAGTTAGAGAAATCTGCATTTCCAG GGACTTTTTGCCCGGAGGCAGAAGAGATTATACAGTGCAGGTTCAATTGAG ACTGTGCCTAGCAGAAACAAGCTGCTCTCAAGAGGATAACTATCCCAATAGTTTATGCATAAAAGTGAACGGGAAGCTCTTTCCATTGCCG GGGTACGCACCTCCTCCTAAAAATGGAATTGAGCAGAAGAGGCCTGGACGTCCCTTGAATATTACATCACTAGTTAGACTTTCCTCTGCGGTGCCAAACCAGATTTCTATATCTTGGACATCTGAAATAGGAAAG AATTACTCAATGTCTGTGTATCTCGTGCGCCAGCTGACTTCAGCAATGTTGCTACAGAGACTAAAACTGAAGGGTATTCGGAATCCTGATCATTCTCGGGCACTAA TTAAAGAAAAACTCACAGCTGACCCAGATAGTGAAATTGCTACAACCAGTCTCCGAGTATCACTAATGTGTCCT CTGGGGAAAATGAGGCTGACAATCCCCTGCCGGGCCGGCACATGTACTCACCTGCAGTGCTTCGACGCCGCTCTCTATCTTCAAATGAATGAGAAGAAGCCCACCTGGATCTGTCCTGTGTGTGACAAGAAAGCGACCTATGAGAATCTCATCCTGGATGG ACTCTTTATGGAAATTTTGAATGAATGTTCAGATGTTGATGAGATCAAGTTCCAGGAGGATGGGTCCTGGTGCCCTATGAGGCCCAAAAAGGAGCCTTTGAAAGTCGTTAGCCCACAGTGCCCCAAAATAGAAA ttcTGCACTCTTCAGGTTCTGCCATGAACAGTAAGCAGGGCTCGACCCCTGCTGGCGAGGTCAGCAAGAAAAAAGTGGACGTCATCGATCTCACCATTGAAAGTTCGTCTGACGAGGAGGAGGACGCCCCACCCAAACGGAAATGCATATACATGTCGGACACACAAGCAAGTCCCACAAAAGG CGTCCTTGTGTATCAGCCGGCAGCCGTACGAGTCCCAGGAGTCAGCACGGTGGATTCTACGGCCATCGCCCCATCATTAACAGACTACTCTGTGCCCTTCCACCATCCACCGATATCAAGCATTTCATCTGAGTTGCCTG GCTTGGATTTTCTCTCTTTAATCCCAGTCGATCCACAG
- the PIAS2 gene encoding E3 SUMO-protein ligase PIAS2 isoform X2, whose translation MADFEELRNMVSSFRVSELQVLLGFAGRNKSGRKHDLLMRALHLLKSGCSPAVQIKIRELYRRRYPRTIEGLSDLTALKSSVFNLDSSSSPVEPDLAVPGLHPAPSTSVAPQSPSSPLGSVLLQDTKPRFEMQQPSPSVPPVHPDVQLKNLPFYDVLDVLIKPTSLVQSSIQRFQEKFFIFALTPQQVREICISRDFLPGGRRDYTVQVQLRLCLAETSCSQEDNYPNSLCIKVNGKLFPLPGYAPPPKNGIEQKRPGRPLNITSLVRLSSAVPNQISISWTSEIGKNYSMSVYLVRQLTSAMLLQRLKLKGIRNPDHSRALIKEKLTADPDSEIATTSLRVSLMCPLGKMRLTIPCRAGTCTHLQCFDAALYLQMNEKKPTWICPVCDKKATYENLILDGLFMEILNECSDVDEIKFQEDGSWCPMRPKKEPLKVVSPQCPKIEILHSSGSAMNSKQGSTPAGEVSKKKVDVIDLTIESSSDEEEDAPPKRKCIYMSDTQASPTKGVLVYQPAAVRVPGVSTVDSTAIAPSLTDYSVPFHHPPISSISSELPGLDFLSLIPVDPQYCAPMFLDSLASTLPASTTSGNLLTSASPLDSSSNNSSSRVSSSGRTETAVLTSTSGSNIPDIISLD comes from the exons AATATGGTATCAAGTTTCCGGGTGTCTGAACTGCAAGTGTTGCTGGGTTTTGCTGGACGTAATAAAAGTGGGCGCAAACATGACCTCCTAATGAGGGCTCTGCACTTGCTGAAGAGTGGCTGTAGCCCAGCAGTTCAGATCAAGATCCGGGAACTCTACCGGCGCCGCTATCCCAGGACAATTGAAGGCCTTTCTGACTTGACTGCTCTAAAATCTTCAGTTTTCAACCTGGACAGTAGCTCTTCTCCGGTAGAACCTGACTTAGCTGTGCCCGGATTGCATCCCGCACCTTCAACTTCGGTCGCTCCCCAATCACCTTCCTCTCCTCTTGGTTCAGTGTTACTTCAGGACACCAAGCCTCGTTTTGAGATGCAGCAGCCATCCCCTTCGGTCCCTCCAGTGCATCCTGATGTTCAGTTGAAGAATCTCCCTTTTTATGACGTGCTTGACGTTCTCATAAAACCTACCAGCTTAG tACAGAGCAGTATTCAGAGATTCCAGGAGAAGTTCTTTATTTTTGCTTTAACACCTCAACAAGTTAGAGAAATCTGCATTTCCAG GGACTTTTTGCCCGGAGGCAGAAGAGATTATACAGTGCAGGTTCAATTGAG ACTGTGCCTAGCAGAAACAAGCTGCTCTCAAGAGGATAACTATCCCAATAGTTTATGCATAAAAGTGAACGGGAAGCTCTTTCCATTGCCG GGGTACGCACCTCCTCCTAAAAATGGAATTGAGCAGAAGAGGCCTGGACGTCCCTTGAATATTACATCACTAGTTAGACTTTCCTCTGCGGTGCCAAACCAGATTTCTATATCTTGGACATCTGAAATAGGAAAG AATTACTCAATGTCTGTGTATCTCGTGCGCCAGCTGACTTCAGCAATGTTGCTACAGAGACTAAAACTGAAGGGTATTCGGAATCCTGATCATTCTCGGGCACTAA TTAAAGAAAAACTCACAGCTGACCCAGATAGTGAAATTGCTACAACCAGTCTCCGAGTATCACTAATGTGTCCT CTGGGGAAAATGAGGCTGACAATCCCCTGCCGGGCCGGCACATGTACTCACCTGCAGTGCTTCGACGCCGCTCTCTATCTTCAAATGAATGAGAAGAAGCCCACCTGGATCTGTCCTGTGTGTGACAAGAAAGCGACCTATGAGAATCTCATCCTGGATGG ACTCTTTATGGAAATTTTGAATGAATGTTCAGATGTTGATGAGATCAAGTTCCAGGAGGATGGGTCCTGGTGCCCTATGAGGCCCAAAAAGGAGCCTTTGAAAGTCGTTAGCCCACAGTGCCCCAAAATAGAAA ttcTGCACTCTTCAGGTTCTGCCATGAACAGTAAGCAGGGCTCGACCCCTGCTGGCGAGGTCAGCAAGAAAAAAGTGGACGTCATCGATCTCACCATTGAAAGTTCGTCTGACGAGGAGGAGGACGCCCCACCCAAACGGAAATGCATATACATGTCGGACACACAAGCAAGTCCCACAAAAGG CGTCCTTGTGTATCAGCCGGCAGCCGTACGAGTCCCAGGAGTCAGCACGGTGGATTCTACGGCCATCGCCCCATCATTAACAGACTACTCTGTGCCCTTCCACCATCCACCGATATCAAGCATTTCATCTGAGTTGCCTG GCTTGGATTTTCTCTCTTTAATCCCAGTCGATCCACAG TACTGTGCTCCTATGTTTTTGGATAGTCTCGCCTCGACCTTGCCAGCAAGCACCACCTCTGGCAACCTCCTCACCTCAGCCAGCCCTCtcgacagcagcagcaacaacagcagctCACGCGTTAGCTCTTCGGGCCGGACCGAGACAGCGGTGCTCACCAGCACCAGCGGGAGCAACATTCCGGATATCATCTCCCtggactaa
- the PIAS2 gene encoding E3 SUMO-protein ligase PIAS2 isoform X1 → MADFEELRNMVSSFRVSELQVLLGFAGRNKSGRKHDLLMRALHLLKSGCSPAVQIKIRELYRRRYPRTIEGLSDLTALKSSVFNLDSSSSPVEPDLAVPGLHPAPSTSVAPQSPSSPLGSVLLQDTKPRFEMQQPSPSVPPVHPDVQLKNLPFYDVLDVLIKPTSLVQSSIQRFQEKFFIFALTPQQVREICISRDFLPGGRRDYTVQVQLRLCLAETSCSQEDNYPNSLCIKVNGKLFPLPGYAPPPKNGIEQKRPGRPLNITSLVRLSSAVPNQISISWTSEIGKNYSMSVYLVRQLTSAMLLQRLKLKGIRNPDHSRALIKEKLTADPDSEIATTSLRVSLMCPLGKMRLTIPCRAGTCTHLQCFDAALYLQMNEKKPTWICPVCDKKATYENLILDGLFMEILNECSDVDEIKFQEDGSWCPMRPKKEPLKVVSPQCPKIEILHSSGSAMNSKQGSTPAGEVSKKKVDVIDLTIESSSDEEEDAPPKRKCIYMSDTQASPTKGVLVYQPAAVRVPGVSTVDSTAIAPSLTDYSVPFHHPPISSISSELPGLDFLSLIPVDPQQYCAPMFLDSLASTLPASTTSGNLLTSASPLDSSSNNSSSRVSSSGRTETAVLTSTSGSNIPDIISLD, encoded by the exons AATATGGTATCAAGTTTCCGGGTGTCTGAACTGCAAGTGTTGCTGGGTTTTGCTGGACGTAATAAAAGTGGGCGCAAACATGACCTCCTAATGAGGGCTCTGCACTTGCTGAAGAGTGGCTGTAGCCCAGCAGTTCAGATCAAGATCCGGGAACTCTACCGGCGCCGCTATCCCAGGACAATTGAAGGCCTTTCTGACTTGACTGCTCTAAAATCTTCAGTTTTCAACCTGGACAGTAGCTCTTCTCCGGTAGAACCTGACTTAGCTGTGCCCGGATTGCATCCCGCACCTTCAACTTCGGTCGCTCCCCAATCACCTTCCTCTCCTCTTGGTTCAGTGTTACTTCAGGACACCAAGCCTCGTTTTGAGATGCAGCAGCCATCCCCTTCGGTCCCTCCAGTGCATCCTGATGTTCAGTTGAAGAATCTCCCTTTTTATGACGTGCTTGACGTTCTCATAAAACCTACCAGCTTAG tACAGAGCAGTATTCAGAGATTCCAGGAGAAGTTCTTTATTTTTGCTTTAACACCTCAACAAGTTAGAGAAATCTGCATTTCCAG GGACTTTTTGCCCGGAGGCAGAAGAGATTATACAGTGCAGGTTCAATTGAG ACTGTGCCTAGCAGAAACAAGCTGCTCTCAAGAGGATAACTATCCCAATAGTTTATGCATAAAAGTGAACGGGAAGCTCTTTCCATTGCCG GGGTACGCACCTCCTCCTAAAAATGGAATTGAGCAGAAGAGGCCTGGACGTCCCTTGAATATTACATCACTAGTTAGACTTTCCTCTGCGGTGCCAAACCAGATTTCTATATCTTGGACATCTGAAATAGGAAAG AATTACTCAATGTCTGTGTATCTCGTGCGCCAGCTGACTTCAGCAATGTTGCTACAGAGACTAAAACTGAAGGGTATTCGGAATCCTGATCATTCTCGGGCACTAA TTAAAGAAAAACTCACAGCTGACCCAGATAGTGAAATTGCTACAACCAGTCTCCGAGTATCACTAATGTGTCCT CTGGGGAAAATGAGGCTGACAATCCCCTGCCGGGCCGGCACATGTACTCACCTGCAGTGCTTCGACGCCGCTCTCTATCTTCAAATGAATGAGAAGAAGCCCACCTGGATCTGTCCTGTGTGTGACAAGAAAGCGACCTATGAGAATCTCATCCTGGATGG ACTCTTTATGGAAATTTTGAATGAATGTTCAGATGTTGATGAGATCAAGTTCCAGGAGGATGGGTCCTGGTGCCCTATGAGGCCCAAAAAGGAGCCTTTGAAAGTCGTTAGCCCACAGTGCCCCAAAATAGAAA ttcTGCACTCTTCAGGTTCTGCCATGAACAGTAAGCAGGGCTCGACCCCTGCTGGCGAGGTCAGCAAGAAAAAAGTGGACGTCATCGATCTCACCATTGAAAGTTCGTCTGACGAGGAGGAGGACGCCCCACCCAAACGGAAATGCATATACATGTCGGACACACAAGCAAGTCCCACAAAAGG CGTCCTTGTGTATCAGCCGGCAGCCGTACGAGTCCCAGGAGTCAGCACGGTGGATTCTACGGCCATCGCCCCATCATTAACAGACTACTCTGTGCCCTTCCACCATCCACCGATATCAAGCATTTCATCTGAGTTGCCTG GCTTGGATTTTCTCTCTTTAATCCCAGTCGATCCACAG CAGTACTGTGCTCCTATGTTTTTGGATAGTCTCGCCTCGACCTTGCCAGCAAGCACCACCTCTGGCAACCTCCTCACCTCAGCCAGCCCTCtcgacagcagcagcaacaacagcagctCACGCGTTAGCTCTTCGGGCCGGACCGAGACAGCGGTGCTCACCAGCACCAGCGGGAGCAACATTCCGGATATCATCTCCCtggactaa
- the PIAS2 gene encoding E3 SUMO-protein ligase PIAS2 isoform X5 yields MADFEELRNMVSSFRVSELQVLLGFAGRNKSGRKHDLLMRALHLLKSGCSPAVQIKIRELYRRRYPRTIEGLSDLTALKSSVFNLDSSSSPVEPDLAVPGLHPAPSTSVAPQSPSSPLGSVLLQDTKPRFEMQQPSPSVPPVHPDVQLKNLPFYDVLDVLIKPTSLVQSSIQRFQEKFFIFALTPQQVREICISRDFLPGGRRDYTVQVQLRLCLAETSCSQEDNYPNSLCIKVNGKLFPLPGYAPPPKNGIEQKRPGRPLNITSLVRLSSAVPNQISISWTSEIGKNYSMSVYLVRQLTSAMLLQRLKLKGIRNPDHSRALIKEKLTADPDSEIATTSLRVSLMCPLGKMRLTIPCRAGTCTHLQCFDAALYLQMNEKKPTWICPVCDKKATYENLILDGLFMEILNECSDVDEIKFQEDGSWCPMRPKKEPLKVVSPQCPKIEILHSSGSAMNSKQGSTPAGEVSKKKVDVIDLTIESSSDEEEDAPPKRKCIYMSDTQASPTKGVLVYQPAAVRVPGVSTVDSTAIAPSLTDYSVPFHHPPISSISSELPGLDFLSLIPVDPQSRLDLASKHHLWQPPHLSQPSRQQQQQQQLTR; encoded by the exons AATATGGTATCAAGTTTCCGGGTGTCTGAACTGCAAGTGTTGCTGGGTTTTGCTGGACGTAATAAAAGTGGGCGCAAACATGACCTCCTAATGAGGGCTCTGCACTTGCTGAAGAGTGGCTGTAGCCCAGCAGTTCAGATCAAGATCCGGGAACTCTACCGGCGCCGCTATCCCAGGACAATTGAAGGCCTTTCTGACTTGACTGCTCTAAAATCTTCAGTTTTCAACCTGGACAGTAGCTCTTCTCCGGTAGAACCTGACTTAGCTGTGCCCGGATTGCATCCCGCACCTTCAACTTCGGTCGCTCCCCAATCACCTTCCTCTCCTCTTGGTTCAGTGTTACTTCAGGACACCAAGCCTCGTTTTGAGATGCAGCAGCCATCCCCTTCGGTCCCTCCAGTGCATCCTGATGTTCAGTTGAAGAATCTCCCTTTTTATGACGTGCTTGACGTTCTCATAAAACCTACCAGCTTAG tACAGAGCAGTATTCAGAGATTCCAGGAGAAGTTCTTTATTTTTGCTTTAACACCTCAACAAGTTAGAGAAATCTGCATTTCCAG GGACTTTTTGCCCGGAGGCAGAAGAGATTATACAGTGCAGGTTCAATTGAG ACTGTGCCTAGCAGAAACAAGCTGCTCTCAAGAGGATAACTATCCCAATAGTTTATGCATAAAAGTGAACGGGAAGCTCTTTCCATTGCCG GGGTACGCACCTCCTCCTAAAAATGGAATTGAGCAGAAGAGGCCTGGACGTCCCTTGAATATTACATCACTAGTTAGACTTTCCTCTGCGGTGCCAAACCAGATTTCTATATCTTGGACATCTGAAATAGGAAAG AATTACTCAATGTCTGTGTATCTCGTGCGCCAGCTGACTTCAGCAATGTTGCTACAGAGACTAAAACTGAAGGGTATTCGGAATCCTGATCATTCTCGGGCACTAA TTAAAGAAAAACTCACAGCTGACCCAGATAGTGAAATTGCTACAACCAGTCTCCGAGTATCACTAATGTGTCCT CTGGGGAAAATGAGGCTGACAATCCCCTGCCGGGCCGGCACATGTACTCACCTGCAGTGCTTCGACGCCGCTCTCTATCTTCAAATGAATGAGAAGAAGCCCACCTGGATCTGTCCTGTGTGTGACAAGAAAGCGACCTATGAGAATCTCATCCTGGATGG ACTCTTTATGGAAATTTTGAATGAATGTTCAGATGTTGATGAGATCAAGTTCCAGGAGGATGGGTCCTGGTGCCCTATGAGGCCCAAAAAGGAGCCTTTGAAAGTCGTTAGCCCACAGTGCCCCAAAATAGAAA ttcTGCACTCTTCAGGTTCTGCCATGAACAGTAAGCAGGGCTCGACCCCTGCTGGCGAGGTCAGCAAGAAAAAAGTGGACGTCATCGATCTCACCATTGAAAGTTCGTCTGACGAGGAGGAGGACGCCCCACCCAAACGGAAATGCATATACATGTCGGACACACAAGCAAGTCCCACAAAAGG CGTCCTTGTGTATCAGCCGGCAGCCGTACGAGTCCCAGGAGTCAGCACGGTGGATTCTACGGCCATCGCCCCATCATTAACAGACTACTCTGTGCCCTTCCACCATCCACCGATATCAAGCATTTCATCTGAGTTGCCTG GCTTGGATTTTCTCTCTTTAATCCCAGTCGATCCACAG TCTCGCCTCGACCTTGCCAGCAAGCACCACCTCTGGCAACCTCCTCACCTCAGCCAGCCCTCtcgacagcagcagcaacaacagcagctCACGCGTTAG
- the PIAS2 gene encoding E3 SUMO-protein ligase PIAS2 isoform X4: MVSSFRVSELQVLLGFAGRNKSGRKHDLLMRALHLLKSGCSPAVQIKIRELYRRRYPRTIEGLSDLTALKSSVFNLDSSSSPVEPDLAVPGLHPAPSTSVAPQSPSSPLGSVLLQDTKPRFEMQQPSPSVPPVHPDVQLKNLPFYDVLDVLIKPTSLVQSSIQRFQEKFFIFALTPQQVREICISRDFLPGGRRDYTVQVQLRLCLAETSCSQEDNYPNSLCIKVNGKLFPLPGYAPPPKNGIEQKRPGRPLNITSLVRLSSAVPNQISISWTSEIGKNYSMSVYLVRQLTSAMLLQRLKLKGIRNPDHSRALIKEKLTADPDSEIATTSLRVSLMCPLGKMRLTIPCRAGTCTHLQCFDAALYLQMNEKKPTWICPVCDKKATYENLILDGLFMEILNECSDVDEIKFQEDGSWCPMRPKKEPLKVVSPQCPKIEILHSSGSAMNSKQGSTPAGEVSKKKVDVIDLTIESSSDEEEDAPPKRKCIYMSDTQASPTKGVLVYQPAAVRVPGVSTVDSTAIAPSLTDYSVPFHHPPISSISSELPGLDFLSLIPVDPQYCAPMFLDSLASTLPASTTSGNLLTSASPLDSSSNNSSSRVSSSGRTETAVLTSTSGSNIPDIISLD, translated from the exons ATGGTATCAAGTTTCCGGGTGTCTGAACTGCAAGTGTTGCTGGGTTTTGCTGGACGTAATAAAAGTGGGCGCAAACATGACCTCCTAATGAGGGCTCTGCACTTGCTGAAGAGTGGCTGTAGCCCAGCAGTTCAGATCAAGATCCGGGAACTCTACCGGCGCCGCTATCCCAGGACAATTGAAGGCCTTTCTGACTTGACTGCTCTAAAATCTTCAGTTTTCAACCTGGACAGTAGCTCTTCTCCGGTAGAACCTGACTTAGCTGTGCCCGGATTGCATCCCGCACCTTCAACTTCGGTCGCTCCCCAATCACCTTCCTCTCCTCTTGGTTCAGTGTTACTTCAGGACACCAAGCCTCGTTTTGAGATGCAGCAGCCATCCCCTTCGGTCCCTCCAGTGCATCCTGATGTTCAGTTGAAGAATCTCCCTTTTTATGACGTGCTTGACGTTCTCATAAAACCTACCAGCTTAG tACAGAGCAGTATTCAGAGATTCCAGGAGAAGTTCTTTATTTTTGCTTTAACACCTCAACAAGTTAGAGAAATCTGCATTTCCAG GGACTTTTTGCCCGGAGGCAGAAGAGATTATACAGTGCAGGTTCAATTGAG ACTGTGCCTAGCAGAAACAAGCTGCTCTCAAGAGGATAACTATCCCAATAGTTTATGCATAAAAGTGAACGGGAAGCTCTTTCCATTGCCG GGGTACGCACCTCCTCCTAAAAATGGAATTGAGCAGAAGAGGCCTGGACGTCCCTTGAATATTACATCACTAGTTAGACTTTCCTCTGCGGTGCCAAACCAGATTTCTATATCTTGGACATCTGAAATAGGAAAG AATTACTCAATGTCTGTGTATCTCGTGCGCCAGCTGACTTCAGCAATGTTGCTACAGAGACTAAAACTGAAGGGTATTCGGAATCCTGATCATTCTCGGGCACTAA TTAAAGAAAAACTCACAGCTGACCCAGATAGTGAAATTGCTACAACCAGTCTCCGAGTATCACTAATGTGTCCT CTGGGGAAAATGAGGCTGACAATCCCCTGCCGGGCCGGCACATGTACTCACCTGCAGTGCTTCGACGCCGCTCTCTATCTTCAAATGAATGAGAAGAAGCCCACCTGGATCTGTCCTGTGTGTGACAAGAAAGCGACCTATGAGAATCTCATCCTGGATGG ACTCTTTATGGAAATTTTGAATGAATGTTCAGATGTTGATGAGATCAAGTTCCAGGAGGATGGGTCCTGGTGCCCTATGAGGCCCAAAAAGGAGCCTTTGAAAGTCGTTAGCCCACAGTGCCCCAAAATAGAAA ttcTGCACTCTTCAGGTTCTGCCATGAACAGTAAGCAGGGCTCGACCCCTGCTGGCGAGGTCAGCAAGAAAAAAGTGGACGTCATCGATCTCACCATTGAAAGTTCGTCTGACGAGGAGGAGGACGCCCCACCCAAACGGAAATGCATATACATGTCGGACACACAAGCAAGTCCCACAAAAGG CGTCCTTGTGTATCAGCCGGCAGCCGTACGAGTCCCAGGAGTCAGCACGGTGGATTCTACGGCCATCGCCCCATCATTAACAGACTACTCTGTGCCCTTCCACCATCCACCGATATCAAGCATTTCATCTGAGTTGCCTG GCTTGGATTTTCTCTCTTTAATCCCAGTCGATCCACAG TACTGTGCTCCTATGTTTTTGGATAGTCTCGCCTCGACCTTGCCAGCAAGCACCACCTCTGGCAACCTCCTCACCTCAGCCAGCCCTCtcgacagcagcagcaacaacagcagctCACGCGTTAGCTCTTCGGGCCGGACCGAGACAGCGGTGCTCACCAGCACCAGCGGGAGCAACATTCCGGATATCATCTCCCtggactaa